AATTCAATGCCGGGATCATCCGCACGCATAAATGCTTCTCCGACAAGGAAGGCGTTAACTTGGTGAGACCGCATGCGTGCGACATCTGTTGGGGTATGGATACCACTTTCGGTAACGACAATTTTGCCGGATGGAATCCGGTTAAGCAGTTTCAGCGTGGTATCGAGGGAAGTATCAAAAGTCCGCAAATTACGGTTGTTGATACCGACCAACGGTGTGTCGAGTCGCAGTGCCAGCTCCAATTCATTCGCATCGTGAACTTCAACCAAAACTGCCATGCCCAGTGAATGGGACAATTTTTCGAGTGCAGCCATTTGTTGCAAAGGATTATGGGAAGCATTGCCGGATTCGTCGCCGAATTCCATTACGAAAGCGCTGACAATCAATAAAATGCAGTCGGCGCCCATGGCGCGCGCTTCTGCAATCTGATACTCGTCCAGAATGAAATCTTTACGCAAAACTGGTAGCGAACAGGCGGCGCGCGCCGCTTGCAAATATTCCGGGCTGCCCATGAAAAACTGTTTATCCGTCAATACCGAAAGACATGCGGCGCCGTGCTGTGCATATGTTTTGGCTATTTCTGCGGGCAGGAATTCATGCGAATTGCCGGTTGCGCCGCTGGCGTGTCCGCGCAGTACGCCTTTGCTGGGGCTTGCCTGTTTGATTTCGGCGATGACCGCTGAGTGACCGGCGTTGATTTTGGCCCTGATTGCCCCCGCGAAGTCGCGCGCGGGTGATGCGGATTGCGCTTCTTGAAGCAATTGCGCATAAGGTTTTAATGCCTTGGCAGCACTGATCTCTTGTTTCTTAACGGTGAGGATTTTTTTTAGAATGTCGGACATTGTGGTCTTAAATAGAATTTCTGCGAGTAAATTCCACCAGGTCATGCAGTTTCTTCAGTGCTGCGCCGCTCTCGATAGCACGCAGCGCAGATTGAACGCCTTGCGCAAGCGTGTCGGTAACTCCCGCAGTATAAATCGCCGCGCCGGCATTCATCAGCACGATATCGCGCGCCGTTCCGGCGGTGTTTTCCAATACCGAGAGCAACATTGTTTTGGCGTGTTCGCTATTGGTGACTTGAATAGCCTCGATGGGTGAAGTTTTCAAACCAAAATCTTCCGGTCTCACGGTATACACGTTGACTTGACCGTTTTTCAACTCACCGATGCGCGTTTCGCCGGTGATGGTGATTTCATCTAATCCGTCGCTGCCATGCACGATCAATACATGTTCGCTGCCCAGTCGCTGCAGCACGTGCGCCAAGGTTTCAACCAGATCTGCATTGAACACACCCAAAACTTGCCGCTTTGCATTGGCGGGGTTGGTGAGGGGGCCGAGAATGTTGAATAAGGTTTTGATACCGAGTTCGCGCCGCACTGGAGCGGCATGCTTCATGGCCGCATGATAGTTGGGTGCAAACATGAAACCGGCACCGGTTTCATGGATGCACTGAGCAACCTGGGATGGTGTTTGGTTGAGATTGACGCCGAGCGCTTCCAGTACATCCGCGCTGCCGGATTTGCTCGAAACCGACCGCCCGCCATGTTTAGCGACACGCGCGCCCGCCGCCGCGGCGACAAATGCCGCTGCCGTGGAAATATTGAAGGTGTGCAAGGAGTCTCCACCCGTGCCACAGGTATCCACCAAATGCGTGTGATCGGGAACGGCGACTTTGCTGGCAAATTCGCGCATCACTTGCGCCGCTGCGGTGATTTCCACAATCGTTTCCCGTTTGACCCGCAGACCGGTGATGATCGCGGCGATAAGCACCGGTGAAATATCGCCTTGCATTATCTGGCGCATTAAGGAAACCATGTCGTCATGCATAATTTCCTGATGCGCGATAATGCGCTGAAGGGCTTCTTGCGGCGTCATTAAAATAAATACCTTTTCGATGCGAACTTATTGCCGGGTAAGGAAGTTTTCGAGCATTTGATGGCCATGCTCGCTCAGAATCGATTCGGGGTGAAACTGAATGCCTTCGATCGCAAGCGTCTTGTGGCGGATCCCCATGATCTCGCCGTCTTCAGTCCACGCGGTGACTTCAAGGCAATCCGGCAGTGTCGAGCGTTCCACGACCAGGGAATGATAACGGGTTGCAGTGAACGGATTGGGTAAGCCGCGAAAAACGCCGGTATTATGATGAAAAATAGATGATGTTTTGCCGTGCATCAGTTGCTTGGCATGAACGACCCGCCCGCCGAATGCTTGCCCGATGCTTTGGTGTCCCAGGCAAACGCCTAGCACCGGAATATTCTGGCTGAATTGGTTGATCACGGCTAACGATACGCCTGCTTCATTGGGTGTGCAGGGACCGGGAGAAATCACGATCCGTTCGGGATTCAATTGTGCAATTTTACCCAGCGTGATTTCGTCGTTACGGTATACCACAACCTTTTCACCTAGCTCGGAGAAATATTGCACCAAGTTATAGGTAAAAGAATCGTAGTTGTCTATCATCAGCAGCATAGTTTTTAACTCTTTGTTTGTACTGGCTATCGGTTTAATTGTTGCGGGAGCGATTATAACAAATGCCGGATACCCGTGCGTAGTGCGCAAATTTTACCAGCTCAGCCGCAAGGCGAATAACAGAATCGCAATTATTTGAATAGCAATTGCTATTGCCTTAATAATTCATTAAAATTACCGCCTTTTCAACCTTGTCTCACCACATGGAAATGATGGGAGACTTTACCCAAAAGGAAATTATGCGACATTACGAAATCGTTTTTATTGTTCATCCCGATCAAAGTGAGCAAGTACCTGCCATGATCGAACGTTACCGCGGTATTGTCACCGCGAAAAACGGCAAGATTCATCGCGTGGAAGATTGGGGACGGCGTCAGCTTGCCTATCTGATTCAGAAAGTCCATAAAGCGCATTATGTGCTGATGAATATCGAGTGCAATCAAGAAGCGCTGGACGATCTGGATCATGCATTCAAATTCAGCGACGCTGTGCTGCGGCACCTGACTATCAAGGTTGATGGCCCCATTACCGAGCCGTCGGTGATGATGCGTCAAGAGGAAAGAGAAAGAGCGAGTTCTGCGGGAGCAGGTGCTGCGGAAGCAGGCGCTGACGAATCGGAATCGGATGATCTGCCAGAAGAGTCCGGTGCCTCTGCGTAAAAAAATTGCAATTGGAATGTAACCGCACCGTCATTTGTGGAAAAATTGCCAAACTGGGCGTTCTGCGCTACACCCCTGCCGGAGTGGCTGTGATTGAATTTACGATCAATCATGCATCCCGGCAAAAAGAGGCCGGTGTAGTTCGGCAAATAATACTGGATGTTCTTGTGGTTGCATTGGGACCATTGGCGCTTACTATTGCCGGATTCAAGCTTGACAGCATGGTCAAGCTGACCGGATTTCTCAACAGGAAAAGTTATATGAGCGCGCAATTGGTTTTACATACCGAACATATCGAGCTTATTTAATCAGACAATAGGAATTAACATGACACGTTTTACCAGACGCAAAGACAGCAAGGACAAGGAAAGAGAAAAGAAAGCCAACCGCCCGTTATTCAAACGCAAGAAGTTTTGCCGTTTCACCGCGGAAGGCATCAAACAGGTGGACTATAAAGATATTGGCATATTGAAAGATTTTATCAGCGAAAACGGCAAGATCATTCCGGCGCGTATTACTGGTACGACTTCTTTCTACCAGCGCCAGCTCGGCACAGCGATCGAGCGTGCGCGTTTTCTGGCGTTATTGCCTTACACTGATCGTCACTAAGGAGTAATTACAATGCAAATTATATTGATGGAAAAAGTGACTAATTTAGGGCAGCTGGGCGACATCGTTAAGGTCAAAAGCGGTTTTGCGCGCAACTATCTGATTCCGCAAGGCAAAGCAAAACGCGCAACCGAGCAGGCCATCGCCGAGTTTCAATCCCGGCGTGCCGAACTGGAGAAAAAACAGGCGGCCGCTTTGGCTGCGGCGCAAGCCGTTGCGGCCAAGCTCGACGGACTGCTGGTGCAGATTACACAGAAAGTCGGCAGCGATGGCAAATTGTTCGGTTCGGTAACCAATGCCAATATCGCCGAAGCGCTGGCCGGACTCGGTTTTACGGTCGAAAGATCGATGATCCGCATGCCGAATGGACAATTGAAACAAGTTGGCGATTATCCGCTGACTATTGCGCTGAGCAGCGATGTGGCCGCCAATATCACCGTGTCGGTATTGGGCGAAGCCTCGATGTAATCGCATCACTTCCAAGCTGTTGCGTTTTTAAAAAAGGACTATCCCGGTAGTCCTTTTTTATTTGCCGTTCGTAAGTGATAAAATCGGGCATCCTTCAAGCGTGTTTCCAAATCCTATGGCGCAATCACCGATCAGTCTCCATCAAGAGCAGTTTCTCGACTCCTATAAAACACCGCCGCACTCAATAGAAAGCGAGCAATCGGTGCTAGGCGGGTTGATGTTGGACAATAACGCCTGGGAAAAAGTGGCCGACATCATCACCGACAGCGATTTTTACCGCCACGATCACCGTCTGATCTATCACCACATTTGCAAGCTGATCGAGCAAAACAAACCGGCGGACGTGATTACCGTGGCCGAATCCATGGAGAATTCCGCGGAACTGCAAACCGTTGGTGGTCTGGCGTATATCGGTACCATCGTGCAAAACACGCCATCGGCGGCGAATATCAAACGCTACGCGGAAATCGTCCGGGAACGCGCCATCATGCGTAATCTGGCGCAAATCGGCGTGCAGATCACGGATTCGGCGTATAACCCGGTCGGGCGTTCCGCGGCGGATTTGCTCGATGAAGCGGAAGCCAAGGTGTTTGAAATCGCCGAGGAAGGCGCGCGCGGCAAGGAGGGTTTTGTCGGCATTCAGCCGTTGTTGAAACAAGTGGTGGAGCGGATTGAGCTGCTTTACAGCCAGGATAATCCCAGCAACGTCACCGGCATCGCCTCCGGTTTTCACGATCTCGACCAGAAAACCTCCGGGTTCCAGCCGGGCGATCTGATCATCGTTGCGGGCCGCCCGTCGATGGGTAAAACCGCGTTTTCGCTGAATATCGCCGAGCATGTCGCGTTGGAATTAAACAAGCCGGTGGCGGTATTCAGTATGGAAATGGGCGGCGCGCAGCTGGCCATGCGGATGCTGGGTTCGGTTGGCAAGCTCGATCAGCACAAAGTGCGCACTGGACGGCTGGACGACGACGATTGGCCGAAACTTACGCATGCATTGGGAAAGCTGAACGAAGCGCCGATTTATATCGATGAGACCGCCGCGCTGAATGCCTTGGAACTGCGCGCGCGCGCCCGGCGGCTGTACCGCCAGTACGGCGAACTCGGTTTAATCGTGGTCGATTATTTGCAACTGATGTCGTCCACTGGCCAGGGAGAAAACCGCGCCACGGAAATTTCCGAAATATCACGCGCGTTAAAAGGGCTGGCGAAAGAACTGAAAGTACCGTTGATCGCGCTATCGCAGCTTAACCGCAGCCTTGAACAACGCCCCAACAAACGGCCGGTGATGTCCGATCTGCGCGAATCCGGCGCAATCGAGCAAGACGCCGACGTGATTCTGTTTATTTACCGTGACGAAGTGTATAACCCCGATTCACCCG
The nucleotide sequence above comes from Gammaproteobacteria bacterium. Encoded proteins:
- the trpC gene encoding indole-3-glycerol phosphate synthase TrpC, with amino-acid sequence MSDILKKILTVKKQEISAAKALKPYAQLLQEAQSASPARDFAGAIRAKINAGHSAVIAEIKQASPSKGVLRGHASGATGNSHEFLPAEIAKTYAQHGAACLSVLTDKQFFMGSPEYLQAARAACSLPVLRKDFILDEYQIAEARAMGADCILLIVSAFVMEFGDESGNASHNPLQQMAALEKLSHSLGMAVLVEVHDANELELALRLDTPLVGINNRNLRTFDTSLDTTLKLLNRIPSGKIVVTESGIHTPTDVARMRSHQVNAFLVGEAFMRADDPGIELARLFS
- the trpD gene encoding anthranilate phosphoribosyltransferase encodes the protein MTPQEALQRIIAHQEIMHDDMVSLMRQIMQGDISPVLIAAIITGLRVKRETIVEITAAAQVMREFASKVAVPDHTHLVDTCGTGGDSLHTFNISTAAAFVAAAAGARVAKHGGRSVSSKSGSADVLEALGVNLNQTPSQVAQCIHETGAGFMFAPNYHAAMKHAAPVRRELGIKTLFNILGPLTNPANAKRQVLGVFNADLVETLAHVLQRLGSEHVLIVHGSDGLDEITITGETRIGELKNGQVNVYTVRPEDFGLKTSPIEAIQVTNSEHAKTMLLSVLENTAGTARDIVLMNAGAAIYTAGVTDTLAQGVQSALRAIESGAALKKLHDLVEFTRRNSI
- a CDS encoding aminodeoxychorismate/anthranilate synthase component II — encoded protein: MLLMIDNYDSFTYNLVQYFSELGEKVVVYRNDEITLGKIAQLNPERIVISPGPCTPNEAGVSLAVINQFSQNIPVLGVCLGHQSIGQAFGGRVVHAKQLMHGKTSSIFHHNTGVFRGLPNPFTATRYHSLVVERSTLPDCLEVTAWTEDGEIMGIRHKTLAIEGIQFHPESILSEHGHQMLENFLTRQ
- the rpsF gene encoding 30S ribosomal protein S6, producing the protein MRHYEIVFIVHPDQSEQVPAMIERYRGIVTAKNGKIHRVEDWGRRQLAYLIQKVHKAHYVLMNIECNQEALDDLDHAFKFSDAVLRHLTIKVDGPITEPSVMMRQEERERASSAGAGAAEAGADESESDDLPEESGASA
- the priB gene encoding primosomal replication protein N, which codes for MECNRTVICGKIAKLGVLRYTPAGVAVIEFTINHASRQKEAGVVRQIILDVLVVALGPLALTIAGFKLDSMVKLTGFLNRKSYMSAQLVLHTEHIELI
- a CDS encoding 30S ribosomal protein S18; translated protein: MTRFTRRKDSKDKEREKKANRPLFKRKKFCRFTAEGIKQVDYKDIGILKDFISENGKIIPARITGTTSFYQRQLGTAIERARFLALLPYTDRH
- a CDS encoding 50S ribosomal protein L9, encoding MQIILMEKVTNLGQLGDIVKVKSGFARNYLIPQGKAKRATEQAIAEFQSRRAELEKKQAAALAAAQAVAAKLDGLLVQITQKVGSDGKLFGSVTNANIAEALAGLGFTVERSMIRMPNGQLKQVGDYPLTIALSSDVAANITVSVLGEASM
- the dnaB gene encoding replicative DNA helicase, which gives rise to MAQSPISLHQEQFLDSYKTPPHSIESEQSVLGGLMLDNNAWEKVADIITDSDFYRHDHRLIYHHICKLIEQNKPADVITVAESMENSAELQTVGGLAYIGTIVQNTPSAANIKRYAEIVRERAIMRNLAQIGVQITDSAYNPVGRSAADLLDEAEAKVFEIAEEGARGKEGFVGIQPLLKQVVERIELLYSQDNPSNVTGIASGFHDLDQKTSGFQPGDLIIVAGRPSMGKTAFSLNIAEHVALELNKPVAVFSMEMGGAQLAMRMLGSVGKLDQHKVRTGRLDDDDWPKLTHALGKLNEAPIYIDETAALNALELRARARRLYRQYGELGLIVVDYLQLMSSTGQGENRATEISEISRALKGLAKELKVPLIALSQLNRSLEQRPNKRPVMSDLRESGAIEQDADVILFIYRDEVYNPDSPDKGIAEIIIGKQRNGPIGKVDLAFLGQYTCFESLARPEYY